CAGGTCATGCTTCTTTACGGTCAAAGATGTTGCAGAGTCAGGACCTTGTGTGGATTGCAGGTGCTCAGACCAACCGGAATCCTGCCGCACTGCTGAAGTGGAGCATCTAAAAAATTAAAGTCATTTAtatgtttctggtttgagttgCTTAACATCGAGAAAGGAAGTACGTCAGGGTTGCCTGGGTGACTGAACACTGTTGTTTCCTCTCCTGTCAGGCTTGACCTGGAGTTCTGTGATTATCTTAGCATAATTGATTTGTCCCTCACTTTCTCAAAGAGATTTGAGGGTGCCCTCCCTATCCTAGGTGTATTAAATCCATGCTTTCTGGTGCGGCGGAGCATGCAGGATGCAAGTGAGAATCTGTTGTGCTGTCTCACAGCACCCAGGCTGGTAGGTGCATCTGCTCACTTGCATTGTGGAACTCTCTGGACTTGAGTCTCCACTATGCAGGCGAGCTCAGTCATGCAGGTGTGTTACGGCTGCAGTGGTGAGCTGCCTCGCAGAGTCTGCGGGAGAGATGTGAAAATGATAATTTGGGCATTGCAGTTTTGACAGCAGTTAACCCTAATGTGAGaagcgtttgggtttttttcctctgcctccaACCACACATTCTGTTCTCTTCCTTAGTTTTCGGTGCTTAACGTCCACAGTGAGGAAGTTCAAAAAACAGGCGGAGATGAAAGAGGCAGGAAAAGTAATTTTCAAGGGAGGATAGGGCTTCTTTTCAGTTGGGTTAGCTCTCTGAACCAGTTCAGGGTCACAGGTGCTTGTGTTATGGGATGAAGAGAGGTTGAAGATGAGGAAGGAAGGAGTTTCTACAGCTGTTAGTCGTTATGTCAGTTTAGCAGTAACATGTAAAAGTGCTTTGAGACTATTTCATAAAAGGTAACAGGCTTTGCATATCTCTCTTCATGTGAGTGCTAGTCTTATTCCAAGATGTCGTATTTCAAGCTGGTTCTCGCATCTCCTTCCATTTCCATGAAAACTTTCCGCTTTGCCTGTATGGTTTATTTACATTTGCTTTGTACTAGAGTAGTGCTTTTGGTGAGGTGGCCAAAATTAGCATGGTGAGGACTTGTCCAAGAGGAAAagggtgtggagagggaaggTAGCAAGCAGGAAAGAACTGTGTTCAGAGGTGGTGGGAAAGGGTGATAAAAGCAGAGTTAACTTTGTTCAGAATTAAGAGAGCATGCATGAGAGCTGAAGGCTGCTATATACATTTTAACTTCTATGAAAAATACTTTGCTCTTGGACTGCTGTTATGCTACCAGTGTAGCATCTTTTAATGATGTGTAATTTGaccatttgaacaaattaaatgcaaatatcAAACAAATGCACGGCACAGGGCCTCCAGGGGAGTTTATGGAGAATCTGCTCAAACAATGAGATTATTGCTTGCTGATTCTAAAATACTGCGGAGTTTATCAGCTACAGGATGAAAATTCAGTTTGCTGGCGTACAGATAACGTTAGCTTGCAGTTTCCAGCAAAACTAAACCAAAAGGGGGTTGTGAGAGGCAAGGAATATGCGCCTTGCCAAACGGAAAGATGGGATAGCCTAAAACTGGCATGTGCTGTGTGGGAGTGCGCTATCTGCTGAACATCTTACCCCACTGGAAACGCACGCAGAGGAGAGAGTACAGCCTCCTTGCAGAGTGGGCCTGGCAGGCTCCAGGATTGCTAGGACTCTTGTTCCAcattttctctcttgtttctCTGGTTTGGGGGTGAAGATGGTTATGGGCATACTGAATTAGAAGCGTTTCACCATTTCTCTTCACCTGGTCTGTTtgattcactgctgtgctgtgctcGAATCTGTCTGAAAGCTAGCCATGTTAAAATTAAAAGCTTCAGCCAGGCTTATGGTGGCTAATGGGGTTGGCAGAAGGGTGGGAGCAACATTAGCTCAAATTCCAGTTAGGCTGATGTTGAAGTTGCAAGCTGTGTTTGAGAATTTGCTGACTTGCTATGTGGTATGCTTAGTTTTTGCATATTTAGTATGGTCTTGAAAAGTTCTTTTGTGCTAGTATTTTGCTAGTTGGAAGCTGCAAGTTGTCATGGTAGTTTCAGCGTTGGTGCTGCAGTGAGACATGACACTGCTTGCTAGTGCTGTCAAGCATGTTCAAGCAGAAATAGCAGGTTTTTACGGGTAGGTCTTTGTGACAACTTTCTTCTCTGGATACTGTCTAAATGCTTTTATGCTTGTTAGGTTTCTAGGTGGGAGGCGTGTCAACTGTCAGGTCCTCATATCTTGGTTTTtcgttttttgttttgggtttttttcagaactcTATTAGACATAACCTGTCTCTGCACAGCAAGTTCATTAAAGTCCATAATGAAGCCACAGGGAAAAGCTCTTGGTGGATGCTCAATCCTGAGGGTGGTAAAAGTGGAAAAGCACCAAGAAGAAGAGCTGCCTCCATGGACAACAGCAGCAAACTCGCAAAAGTCAGAGGTAAAGCATCCAAAAAGAAGCCTCCTCTCCAGTCTGCTCCAGAATCCACTGCTGACAGTCCTGGCTCCCAATTCCCTAAGTGGCCTGGGAGCCCATCGTCGAGAAGCAATGAGGACTCTGACGTGTGGAGCACCTTCCGGCCTCGGACCAGTTCCAATGCAAGCACCATTAGTGCCAGGCTTTCTCCTATCCTGACGGAGCAGGATGACCTCCACGATGaagagctgcttccttctctaGTGTACTCCAGTGCATCCAGCAATGTTCCACCAACTGTGACTGAAGAGCTTGAGCTCATTGATGGGTTAAATTTGATGTCTCCCAGTTCATCTGTGTTATCTACCCAGCAATCTGCCTCGAGTGGTCAGATCCAGAGAGATTCCAGCTTTTCCTTGCGGAGCCCAAATGCAGCTGGTCAGACCACTACTTTTGGCAATTCCCTGTTTAACCCTGTTGATATCTCGCTGCAAAGTTCGGTCAGCCATTTCTCTGCCCCTCAGACCTTGGAAGCTCTTCTGACACCCAGCTCTCCGCCTCCAAGGGATGTTATGATGACTCAGGTGGATCCAGTTCTCCCGCAGACTGGTAGCAGGATGAGCAGCCGAACTCTTCTGCTTCTAGGGGGACAAGCCCCCCAGAGTAAGATGAGCTCAGGCAATCCACGAGGAAAGCCTACAGAGCAGCAGGCAGAACCAGTCAGTGCCAGTGTTTTGCCATCAGCGCTTCCCATAGTAACATCTCCTCAAAACACTGCCAGCATCACCAGTTTGAAGGCTCCAGTTTCTGCAACAACTGCCCAGTCGGCCCAGCTGGGCAGCCCactgcttctttcttctgctaGCCCTGCTCCCTTGGGATTGAATCAGGACAGGCTGCCCATTGACCTGGACATTGACATGTACATGGAGAACCTTGAATGTGATATGGATTACATAATCAACAGCGAACTCATGGATGGAGAAGGACTGGACTTTAATTTTGAACCAATTCTGTCTACTCCCAGCTATCCCAGCACCTCGCAGGCCTCCAACCATACCTGGGTACCAAGTTAACTTCAGGAGCACAAAAAGGTAGGTGTAGTCACGTAAAATGCTACAGCTCTATAGTGGGAACAGCCCAGTCTGGGATGGTTCCTGTGCTCAACTGTAACAGTTAAAGATACCTCTTTGGAAGCGCGGGTGCTCTTTGAGTAAAAAGCTTGTGGGAGAGTTGCATTCCCTTTTAGAAGGAGAAGCAGCTGTGCAAAGATAGGTAGATGTAACTTACCAAGTAGCAAACGCCTTTATGGAGTAGAGCAGCAACCTAAATGAAACTCCTGTTGTCTCTCATTACCAAAGATGACTATGTTCAGCATGTCAGTCTCTGCCATGTAATGCCTATAGCTCTGAAGCTGACATGAGAGCATATGCTGATTCCATAAATAAAGACATGATCCTGTATATACGGAATGGTTGAACTGAGCTAAGCACATGCTGTGTTTCTATCCAGGTTATTATTATTCTTGCAAAATTTTCTAGTATGTCTAGTTGCAAAGCGTGTCTGTCATGACTGCCCGCTTTGCCCGGTGTGTAGCAGGACGCAATTACTCTCAGTTCTCAGGCCTTCTACCCTTCCCTTATCTGGGATAGTGTCTGTAAACTCTGGTAAGCTGGTTCATCAGCATTAACTACTGAATTGCTTATGTACCCATTGTTGGAATGGGAAATGGGAGTATGCAGTGTGGATGGAGATGGAAGCAGGAAGGATGTGTTAGTGCTATCACGTGCACAGCAAAGCTGCCTCTTTGGCGATCTTTCATATTTGCACAAAAATTTCTAGAGTCAGTTTGGCAAATGCTGTATGTGAGAACAAGAGTTAAAAATGTCTTATTCTCTGAGGGCATGACACCCTGATTTGAAGCTCTTTAACCACTGAGGCCATTGAAGAGTTAGAGAAGTGGAGCTGAAGGCGTACTTCGTACTTGGAGCTCAGTTAGCTTACAGAAAATGGACAGTTTCTTTTGTGGAATGGAGCATAGGCTGGATATTTGTTGGAAAGTGGAAGCCTTGCCAAGAATATTCCCTGTTTAGGAGGCAGATATGGTATTTGTTAGTGTTGCAAATTCAACCCCTAATGCTGGCCAGCTgagcaggcagaagggcaaaTTGCAGATAGTGCTTCCGTTACGGGAAGCCCTTGAGCTTCAAAATGATGGAGACTGAGTGAAATTATCACATACTTGACCTTCATACTCTCTCCTAGGCACCTGAGTAACCTGGAGgtggtttggactaggtgacctctggAGGCCCTTTTCAACCTAAATTTTCTGGTGATTTCTGCTGCTGTCCATGCTGGAGGCCAGATGAtaagttaaatatttttctgctctgctccagtaCAACCATT
The Opisthocomus hoazin isolate bOpiHoa1 chromosome 14, bOpiHoa1.hap1, whole genome shotgun sequence DNA segment above includes these coding regions:
- the FOXO4 gene encoding forkhead box protein O4; its protein translation is MAEAGSAAAAPDIDPDFEPQSRPRSCTWPLPRPELPAAPAEAGGAAGAAEEGAGGAAAGPGRAEGARAGGAAARKGGSRRNAWGNQSYAELISQAIESAPEKRLTLAQIYEWMVRSVPYFKDKGDSNSSAGWKNSIRHNLSLHSKFIKVHNEATGKSSWWMLNPEGGKSGKAPRRRAASMDNSSKLAKVRGKASKKKPPLQSAPESTADSPGSQFPKWPGSPSSRSNEDSDVWSTFRPRTSSNASTISARLSPILTEQDDLHDEELLPSLVYSSASSNVPPTVTEELELIDGLNLMSPSSSVLSTQQSASSGQIQRDSSFSLRSPNAAGQTTTFGNSLFNPVDISLQSSVSHFSAPQTLEALLTPSSPPPRDVMMTQVDPVLPQTGSRMSSRTLLLLGGQAPQSKMSSGNPRGKPTEQQAEPVSASVLPSALPIVTSPQNTASITSLKAPVSATTAQSAQLGSPLLLSSASPAPLGLNQDRLPIDLDIDMYMENLECDMDYIINSELMDGEGLDFNFEPILSTPSYPSTSQASNHTWVPS